A single genomic interval of Plodia interpunctella isolate USDA-ARS_2022_Savannah chromosome 14, ilPloInte3.2, whole genome shotgun sequence harbors:
- the LOC128675298 gene encoding mitochondrial 2-oxoglutarate/malate carrier protein, with product MAQNNDVPPKERYIPNGLKFAFGGLAGMAATCVVQPLDLIKTRMQLSGSGRTSFAVAGEIVAREGFFSLYAGLSAGLLRQATYTTTRLGVYNILFDSYKERNAGTAPGFGIKTLLGVAAGSIGAFVGTPAEVALIRMTADGRLPKEQRRNYKNVADALVRIVREEGVLKLWRGATPTVGRAMVVNAAQLSTYSQAREAFVSYVPDGIALHFCASMVSGLVTTIASMPVDIIKTRIQNAAKGEGQLAVVSNLLRNEGVLSLWKGFLPYYARLGPHTVLTFIFLEQMNSAYFKFT from the exons ATGGCCCAAAATAATGATGTACCACCGAAGGAGCGATATATCCCTAATGGCTTAAAATTCGCTTTTGGTGGTCTCGCGGG cATGGCTGCAACGTGTGTAGTGCAGCCTTTGGACTTGATAAAAACAAGAATGCAGCTAAGCGGAAGTGGGAGAACTTCTTTTGCTGTTGCCGGGGAGATTGTGGCCCGAGAAGGCTTCTTTTCACTATATGCAGGCCTCTCGGCAGGCCTCCTACGACAAGCAACATATACTACAACAAGATTAGgggtttataatattttatttgactcTTATAAAGA ACGCAACGCGGGGACCGCACCAGGTTTCGGCATCAAGACGTTATTGGGTGTGGCTGCGGGCTCCATCGGCGCGTTCGTGGGCACCCCAGCCGAGGTGGCTCTCATCAGGATGACGGCAGACGGGAGACTGCCCAAAGAACAGAGGAGGAACTATAAGAACGTCGCTGATGCTTTGGTGAG AATAGTGAGAGAAGAAGGCGTTTTAAAGTTATGGCGAGGGGCCACTCCCACAGTGGGGCGCGCCATGGTGGTCAACGCTGCCCAACTCAGCACATACTCACAG GCACGAGAGGCATTTGTGTCGTACGTGCCGGACGGCATCGCGCTGCACTTCTGCGCGTCCATGGTGTCCGGCCTCGTCACCACCATCGCGTCCATGCCTGTGGACATCATCAAAACCAG AATCCAAAACGCGGCAAAAGGCGAAGGTCAGCTGGCCGTGGTGTCTAACCTCCTGCGCAACGAAGGGGTATTGTCACTATGGAAAGGATTCCTCCCATACTACGCTCGTCTCGGACCGCACACTGTCCTTACGTTCATTTTCTTAGAACAAATGAACTCTGCTTACTTTAAATTCAcgtaa